In the genome of Odocoileus virginianus isolate 20LAN1187 ecotype Illinois chromosome 17, Ovbor_1.2, whole genome shotgun sequence, the window AGCCTCCAGCAGGGGTTGTTGGGGCCTGTCCGGGGAGATGGGACGTGTCAGGCAGCCTCAGACATGACCGCATTCCTCGCAACATGCCTGCCGGGGTCTGTGGGACCGAGGGGCGGTAGGAGGGCAGGGTGAGGCTGCAGGGGTGCCTTTGGAGGTTGTCTAGGAGATGGCTGAGGTCCCGATATACAGACATATGAGGCAGAGCTTGATGGACCCCTGGAAAAGTCTCCTGACCCTTGGAGCCTCAGTAGCTGGGGACCCTTGACTCCACTTTCTGATGCCTGTGCTTCTTTACCCATCAAAACCCTACAAGGGGCTCACACAATGGTGCCTGAGCCAGACCCTTCCATGGGGCTGCCCTGGCAGTCTGAGTGCTGTGGTGCCTCCATTCCTGTTCCAGGGGTGCTGCTCCCCTCCTTCTGGGGCCCAGACTGGGCTACAACAATGCTACCCAGATTCTGTGCCCCACTTGACTTACAAAACCCTCTCCCATCCATTGTCACATTGTCTTCTCAGAGCTGACTCGGCAGTAGGCAGAGTGGCCACCGAGAGCCAGTGGCCAGACTGAGCAGGTGGTATTTacgcccactttacagatgagcaaaccgAGACTCGGAGGAGCGTCAGGGCCTAGGTCACACAGGAGTAAACAGCAGAGTCAGGACTCACCTGACTCCATGCTCTTTCCTGAAGTCTTCCGTGACCCCCACCTGCCCTCGGCCAGACTAAGCAGCCAATGCCATGGGCATATCCACAGGTGTGTGGAGGACCTTAGGGTCTGTGCCCTGGGCTGAGGAGAGCTGCCTGGATTTCTCTTTACCTGGGGTATTGGGGTGGAAGCCTGAGCCACTTGACTACTGGCAGGGCACGTTTCAGGAGTGTGACATGCCCCTTGGCACAGCCCAGAAGGTCAGACCTGGGAGGGTCCCAAAGCCTcgtctcattttatagatggtaaTGCTGAGTGGCATCTCTGTGCCCCCTGTGACTTTGCCATGCTGCTGTTCCTCGAGCCAGGCGCCACCTGCAGTGGTGGGCTTCCCCCAGGTGGATGGCAGAGGCCCCCCGAGTTAATGAGGAACTAAGTCACCAGGCATATGGTGCACACAGGCCCCACTCCCACCGTCTTGCTGAGCCCAGCACGTGTGCTCCCGGGGTCCGAAGGGAAAGTGTAGCCTGCAGGCCCACACCTCCTCCTGTGAATCACACCTGGCGGGACAAGAAACCCCAAACACCCTGAACAATGAGTTTCCAGTAAAATATGACAGACATGATGAGGTGGAAGAGAGGAGGGATCTGCCTGGGAGTTGGCACTGGCCTCTGGGTGATGAAAGCCAAGGGGAATGGAAAATGCCAGGCCCGCCCCTACCCAGGAGTATAAAACCAGGCATCCTTCTAACTCACCTCAGCACCTTTCTCTTCGCTGCCGACTCGCTCACTTGCTCATTCATCTCTCTCCTTGGCACCATGACCACCTGCAGCCGCCAGTAcacctcctccagctccatcAAGAGCTCCGGGGGCATCGGTGGTGGCTCTAGCCGCATGTCCTCCGTCCTGGCTGGAGGCTCTTGCCGGGCCCCCAGCGCCTATGGAGGCCTGTCCGTCACCTCCTCCCGCTACTCCTCTGGGGGTGCCTGCGGGCTGGGAGGCGGCTACGGCGGTggtttcagcagcagcagcagctttggcGGGGCCCTGGGCAGCGGCTTTGGTGGAGGATATGGCGGTGGCCTCGGTGCTGGCTTTGGTGGTGGCTTCGGTAGTGGCTTCGGTGGTGGCTTGGGTGGTGGTTTTGGAGGTGgctttggtggtggtgatgggctCCTGGCAGGCAGTGAGAAGGTGACCATGCAGAACCTGAATGACCGCCTGGCCTCCTACCTGGACAAGGTGCGTGCCCTGGAAGAGGCCAACGCTGACCTGGAGGTGAAGATCCGTGACTGGTACCAGAGGCAGCGGCCCGCTGAGACCAAGGACTACAGCCCCTACTTCAAGACCATCGAGGACCTGAGGAACAAGGTGTGTGGGCCAGGCGGCGGGAGGTGCCGTTCTAGCCACCTCACTCAGGAGCAATGGAGGCTCAGAGCATTGATTGCTTTGAATTCTTAGACAGGCTAGCCTCCAGCCCCTTCTTCTGGCTCTAGATGCCCCCAACAGAGCTGGTCTATGAGAAGATGGTCTCCCTTTCCCCACCTGGCTCATACCTCTCTGGACTCGAGACCCATGAGACACCAGGGGTTCCTACCCTTACAAGTTACAGGAGAAGAAGTTGAAGCTTTGGGCtgtctgcccaaggtcacatagcaaaTTAATGGCAGAGCCAAGGCTAGAGCCCTTGTGCCCCCCTGCCAGCTTGGGAGGCAGCAATCTGTTCTCCAGCCCAGGGGAGGAGTGAGGCTGTAACGGGACCAGGCTAGACATCCAAACCGCTCATTAGCTCATTAGTCTGGGCTGTGGCGGCTGCCTCCATGAGTCTTGGTACAGgcagcccctccccacagccaGTAGGGCATGGAAAACCCACAGAGACAACCAGTGGTGGCCCACCTCACATGCCCCACAcaggaggggagctggggggaCTTGTGTCATCTGACTCTTGTTCCTTGCTCCCATATCACCCCAGGAGTCTGCTGATCTTGGTGTCTGGCTCTGAAGCTTTGAGGGGATTAGGGAAATCAGATGATGAGGGAGAGAACTCTAGCCAATCCAGAGTTCAGTCTATCCCCAGcgaccctcccccaacccccatttGCTTCTTCTGTTTTGAATCCTCTGTGCCAGGTGGATCTCAGTTTGTGGGAAAGCCCCACTTAAGATCCTGTGTTCCGAGGGCTTGAGAGGGAGTGCATGTGCCTACAGAGTACTGGCAGGCCTGCAGAGAGAGGAGAATTCAGGTCAGGAAGGGGGTCTGGAGAGCCTGATCATTCTCCTCAGTGGCAGGGAACTTGAGGCTCTGAGACCCATCTCAGGTTTTGCAACAAGTCAGTGGTAGAAGCAGGACCAAAACTCAAGGGCTATTTATTTTAAAGCCAAGCCTCTTTCTATCCATTCTGATGACCATGAGCCAGCAAAGTCCTGGGTCAAGGCTGGACCAATGGGGATTATCCTCTAGGCTGCCATGGCAAAGCCTTGTGAGGAGTAGTGTGGATTCAAGAAAAGTATGAAGGTAAAGGCCTGATGCAGGCTGAAGTCAGGTCTAGCTAGCACTATCCTTTCCACCAATGACCTGTGCCCTTTCCATCTGCAGATCCTCGCAGCCACTGTGGACAATGCTAATGTTGTGCTGCAGATTGACAATGCCCGTCTGGCTGCTGATGACTTCCGCACCAAGTGAGTTTGAGGTGGTGGTTCAGAGCACCCGGTCTCCCCTGGGTGGGGCATTTTGGAAGCAGAGTTCCCTGAACAGAGTGTTCCAGTGTCAGGATGGCTGTGTGCAAACCCCTTGGGGCGCTTGTAAAAATACAAGACTCTTGGGCCCCACCCTTGGGATTctgattcagttatttttaataggCTACCTGGGTGATTCTGATCCACAGTCAGATTAGGGAGCCACTGCTTTAGGGAGAGGCACTCCCCACTTCCCGACTTGCCCCTGAAGTGCAAGAGGTAGTCATGTTTGGAGGCTTCCAAATATGGCACCTCCCCTCCATGAATTCTACAGCACAATGAACTGTCTTATTCCTGTCATTGTCCCCCTCCCCAGATGTTCATATCTGAGGAATAATGGGCATTATGTCTATCTATGCCAATCAAGACTGGCTCCATAAACCACCCAAGAAGGCCAGCTATggacagaaggaggaagagaacaaAGCCACTAGTGTGGCTGGGGTGGGTGTCTCATTTCTCTTGGGTCATTCCAGGTATGAGACGGAGCTGAACCTGCGCTTGAGCGTGGAGGCCGACATCAACGGCCTTCGCAGGGTGCTGGATGAGCTGACCCTGGCCAGGGCCGACCTGGAGATGCAGATCGAGAGCCTCAAGGAGGAGCTGGCCTACCTCCGGAAGAACCACGAGGAGGTGAGAGCTAAAAGGAAAAGCCTGCTTAGAGGGTTAGCTGGGAGGGAAGAGATGCAATTCAGATGGCTGAAGACAACGTTCAGTCCAGGAACACCTCCGACTGGGGAATTCTAATCGGCCTCCATAACGGATTGTTCATCGGTTGTGTAGGAAATGAACTCCCTGCGAGGCCAGGTGGGCGGAGACGTCAACGTGGAGATGGATGCCGCCCCCGGCGTGGACCTGAGCCGAATCCTGAACGAGATGCGCGACCAGTACGAGAAGATGGCGGAGAAGAACCGCAAGGATGCCGAGGACTGGTTCTTCAGCAAGGTGGGCAGCATTCGGAGTGGAAGGGACCCAGGAACACCTTTTCCCGAACTTCCCGTGAAAACGGTGCCTTCTTTTCTGCAGACAGAGGAACTGAACCGCGAGGTGGCTACCAACAGCGAGCTGGTGCAGAGCGGCAAGAGCGAGATCTCGGAGCTCCGGCGCACCTTGCAAAACCTGGAGATCGAGCTGCAGTCCCAGCTCAGCATGGTAGGGGCTTGGCCGGGCCCGGGGGTATGGGCGCAGGGTCTCCCTGGGAGGGAATGACCACCCTCCCTGATTTCtgatcttctttccttccctcacagAAAGCATCTCTGGAGAACAGCCTGGAGGAGACCAAAGGCCGCTACTGCATGCAGCTGTCCCAGATCCAGGAGATGATCGGCAGCGTGGAAGAGCAGCTGGCCCAGCTGCGCTGCGAGATGGAGCAGCAGAACCAGGAGTACAAGATCCTGCTGGACGTGAAGACCCGGCTGGAGCAGGAGATCGCCACCTACCGCCGCCTGCTGGAGGGCGAGGACGCCCAGTGAGTGCCTGGAACTCCTGTCCTGTCCCCCAGTGGTCACTCACTCCTCCTCCGCGGTGTCTAATGATCTTCGCCCTTTTCTGTCTTCACAGCCTCTCCTCTTCCCAGTTCTCCTCTGGCTCTCAGTCATCCAGAGATGGTAAGGCCTTCCTCCTCATCCAGTCTGAACTCAGGACCACTGCCTGTCTCCCAGCAGGTCTACGATGTTAGATAGGGGCTTCTGCAGGAGTTGAGCTAGGGTCCCATCGTTAGCACCATGGACAGAGCCCTACATGGTCTTCCTACCAAGGCCGGTCCATTTGGGTGGATCTGGACAGAACcattttgatctcagttattagGACACTCCAGTCTGAGGACACAGACTCCCTGACCTTAGGGAGCTCTAGTCTAAAAGAAAAGTGTTGATAATATCAGTGCCAGGGCAAGAGCAGTGGGTGAGGTGGTAATCAGGGGACAGGGCAGTAGGGAGATGGTTCATTTAAGTGCCCTGGGCTCCTTGGCCTCTGTGCTCCTGATTTCTCTATTACCACCCACCACTAGtaactctctctcttctctcttccctagTATCCTCCAGTCGCCAGGTTCGCACCAAAGTTGTGGACGTGCACGACGGCAAGGTGGTGTCCACACACGAGCAGATCGTTCGCACCAAGAACTAAGGCTTTTCTGCACTGCTCACGCCTAGAAAGCCCCCCAAGTGGACACAGATTTCCCTGGGGGATCCCttctcctgtcccctcctcccccaagcaCTTGACTCGTGAGCCCTGTTTCACCCTTGCCCCTTCCAGCAATCAATAAAGCTTCATTATCTGAGTTGCACAACTCCTGTCTCTGCCTGATCATTGTcaggagtggaggtggggagaatGCGGGGGAGGCATCTCTTGGGAGCTTTCAGAGCACCTGGCTGTGGCCTCTGGGACTGGGAGAAAGAACTTGGGGGCAGATTGGGCTCAGGTCCCAGGATTGCTTTCACCACCGCAGAAGATAATGTGTGTACCAGGTCATATGTGGCGTCTCCtggaacattcattcatttactcacccctctatttacttattcattaattcaacagaTATTATTGAGTGACTTTtgcatgccaggcactatgctagttTAGGGATTCTTAACATTTTGGTCTTTAGGgatttctttgaatatatattgaaaactatAGATCTCTTCCCACCCCCAGTAAGCATACGTACATTTGCATATAATTTATGAGATTCACAGTTCCCCTAAAGCTCATCAGTGGAGGTCCATGGACCCAGTAACTCTCTCATGTTTTACTGAGAGTTTTGTCTTCCTCCATTCCACCTGTTCTTGCCTCCAGAGCTGGGTCTTAGTCCTGCCTGCCTTTAGTTGATAAACAACAAGTGGATTAGTGTCTCCAAGCTTCAGTTTTCACATCAGTAAGTTGGGCACAATGAGAGTACCTACCCCAGGACTTTGTTGTGAAAATTCACATGTCAGACCTTTACCACAGTGCCCGGCACCTTGCCAGCTCAGAGCACGGCTGTGTGAACTTGTGCATGGTGACTCTTTTCCATAATGAAGGTATTTTTAAAGGCTTTGGGAACAGATGGACTGATTTCGAACCCTGGGTCTCTTCTGAATTAGCTCCATGCTCCA includes:
- the LOC110148137 gene encoding keratin, type I cytoskeletal 14, with amino-acid sequence MTTCSRQYTSSSSIKSSGGIGGGSSRMSSVLAGGSCRAPSAYGGLSVTSSRYSSGGACGLGGGYGGGFSSSSSFGGALGSGFGGGYGGGLGAGFGGGFGSGFGGGLGGGFGGGFGGGDGLLAGSEKVTMQNLNDRLASYLDKVRALEEANADLEVKIRDWYQRQRPAETKDYSPYFKTIEDLRNKILAATVDNANVVLQIDNARLAADDFRTKYETELNLRLSVEADINGLRRVLDELTLARADLEMQIESLKEELAYLRKNHEEEMNSLRGQVGGDVNVEMDAAPGVDLSRILNEMRDQYEKMAEKNRKDAEDWFFSKTEELNREVATNSELVQSGKSEISELRRTLQNLEIELQSQLSMKASLENSLEETKGRYCMQLSQIQEMIGSVEEQLAQLRCEMEQQNQEYKILLDVKTRLEQEIATYRRLLEGEDAHLSSSQFSSGSQSSRDVSSSRQVRTKVVDVHDGKVVSTHEQIVRTKN